A genomic segment from Brevundimonas mediterranea encodes:
- the narI gene encoding respiratory nitrate reductase subunit gamma encodes MDLNFIAFGVYPYIALAVLVIGSVLRFDREQYTWRTGSSQLLRRRQLMVGSVLFHVGILAIFAGHFVGLLTPIAVWDFLGVSHGFKQMLAIVAGGLAGSACLVGGLLLLHRRLFDPRIRQTSSFGDMAILIILMTQLCLGLATIPLSLGHRDGHEMVKFMSWAQGIFTLNPNSANFIADVHWIFRAHLTLGLTILLVFPFTRLVHMLSAPVWYLNRRGWQLVRSKRRMPVTRRIGGSAR; translated from the coding sequence ATGGACCTGAATTTCATCGCCTTCGGCGTCTATCCCTATATCGCTCTGGCCGTGCTGGTGATCGGCTCGGTGCTGCGGTTCGATCGTGAACAATACACCTGGCGCACCGGCTCCTCCCAGCTTCTGCGGCGCAGACAGCTGATGGTGGGCTCGGTTCTCTTTCACGTCGGAATCCTGGCCATCTTCGCGGGCCATTTCGTGGGTCTGCTGACCCCGATCGCCGTCTGGGACTTCCTGGGCGTCAGCCATGGCTTCAAGCAGATGCTGGCGATCGTGGCCGGCGGCCTGGCCGGCTCGGCCTGTCTGGTGGGCGGCCTGTTGCTGCTCCACCGGCGCCTGTTCGATCCGCGAATCCGCCAGACATCCAGCTTCGGCGACATGGCCATACTGATCATCCTCATGACCCAGCTCTGCCTCGGGCTGGCGACCATTCCCTTGTCGCTGGGCCACCGCGACGGGCATGAGATGGTCAAGTTCATGAGCTGGGCCCAGGGCATCTTCACCCTTAATCCGAACAGCGCGAACTTCATCGCCGATGTCCACTGGATCTTCCGGGCGCATCTGACGCTGGGTCTGACGATCCTGCTGGTCTTCCCTTTCACACGGCTCGTCCACATGCTGTCCGCGCCGGTCTGGTATCTCAACCGCCGCGGTTGGCAGCTTGTTCGCAGCAAACGCCGCATGCCCGTGACGCGCCGCATCGGAGGCTCCGCACGATGA
- the narJ gene encoding nitrate reductase molybdenum cofactor assembly chaperone encodes MALTYRALALLLTYPTADIQTAAPAIMAAIRSEGLVPPPIVSALDKLARKLEHEDLYELQEGFVHLFDRTRSLSLNLYEHIHGESRDRGQAMAALIELYGSYGLELTANELPDHLPVFLDFLSTLPDEDAASLLGEGAHVLAALAERLHKRESPYRAVFGALAAMTGAVPDSDAVAALMQEPDDDPDDLETLDKAWEETAVTFGPAEAGCPKADAILSAMNAAPSPDNSRRADAAA; translated from the coding sequence ATGGCTTTGACCTATCGCGCCCTCGCCCTTCTGCTGACCTATCCGACGGCGGACATCCAGACCGCCGCCCCGGCGATCATGGCCGCCATCCGCTCGGAAGGCCTGGTCCCGCCGCCCATCGTCAGCGCCCTGGACAAGCTGGCCCGCAAGCTGGAGCACGAGGATCTGTACGAGCTTCAGGAGGGGTTTGTTCACCTCTTCGACCGAACGCGCTCCCTGTCGCTCAATCTCTATGAGCATATTCACGGCGAGAGCCGCGACCGGGGCCAAGCGATGGCGGCTCTGATCGAGCTCTACGGCTCTTACGGCCTGGAGCTGACCGCCAATGAGCTGCCGGACCATCTGCCGGTGTTCCTGGACTTCCTGTCCACCCTGCCGGACGAGGACGCCGCATCTCTGCTCGGCGAAGGCGCCCATGTCCTGGCGGCGCTGGCCGAGCGGCTTCACAAGCGCGAAAGCCCCTATCGCGCCGTGTTCGGTGCGCTGGCGGCCATGACGGGCGCCGTGCCGGATTCCGACGCGGTGGCCGCCTTGATGCAGGAGCCGGACGACGATCCGGACGATCTGGAGACCCTCGACAAGGCTTGGGAAGAGACCGCCGTCACCTTCGGCCCCGCCGAGGCCGGGTGTCCGAAGGCCGACGCCATCCTGTCCGCCATGAACGCCGCCCCGTCCCCTGACAATAGTCGCCGCGCCGACGCTGCGGCCTGA
- the mobA gene encoding molybdenum cofactor guanylyltransferase codes for MSPVVVAVLAGGAGRRMGGDKPRRRLNGLRLLDHALNKAHALAGPVILVVRDPAQADGFAETIVLDAPDIDGPLAGLLAALVWAADAGFDQVLTLACDMPRVPGDLLSRLQSALTAESGVAVAASGGRLHPVCALWRTTAVPVLRRRADEGRLSLQGLSEAVGRVIVDWPAEDDDAFVNINTIDDLALAEAALPEHG; via the coding sequence ATGAGCCCCGTCGTTGTCGCGGTCCTGGCCGGCGGGGCCGGCCGAAGAATGGGGGGCGACAAGCCGCGTCGGCGGCTTAACGGGCTGCGCCTGCTCGACCATGCGCTGAACAAGGCTCACGCCCTGGCCGGGCCGGTGATCCTGGTGGTGCGCGATCCCGCCCAGGCGGACGGTTTCGCCGAGACGATCGTGCTCGATGCGCCGGATATCGACGGCCCCCTGGCGGGCCTGCTCGCAGCCCTGGTCTGGGCGGCGGACGCCGGCTTCGACCAGGTTCTGACCCTGGCTTGCGACATGCCCCGCGTGCCGGGCGATCTGCTATCGCGGCTCCAGTCCGCCCTGACGGCCGAGTCGGGCGTGGCCGTGGCCGCAAGCGGGGGCCGGCTTCATCCGGTCTGCGCCCTGTGGCGCACCACCGCCGTCCCGGTCCTAAGGCGCCGGGCCGACGAGGGCCGGCTGTCCCTGCAGGGCCTCAGCGAGGCCGTGGGCCGCGTCATCGTGGACTGGCCTGCGGAGGACGACGACGCCTTCGTGAACATCAATACGATTGACGACCTGGCCCTGGCTGAAGCCGCCCTGCCCGAACACGGCTGA
- a CDS encoding hemerythrin domain-containing protein, producing the protein MTGQDARTSQTSLIERLPPELVHEPLNWLFAEHYRHRQLCQLIERVGTATVLLGDEAQEILDFLRHDMPLHVIDEEDDLFPLLRRRCQPADELDAVLGALSAEHRDDLTHAQTLIDRLQKALMDGRAPGHDLQTRQLFVDFAARERRHIALENAVVLPIARLRLTAADLRSLSIRIAARRGVLLEAPMGETAS; encoded by the coding sequence ATGACGGGACAGGACGCGAGGACAAGCCAGACCTCTCTGATCGAACGGCTGCCTCCCGAGCTGGTCCATGAACCGTTGAACTGGTTGTTCGCCGAACACTATCGCCATCGCCAGCTCTGCCAACTGATCGAGCGCGTCGGTACCGCGACCGTCCTGCTGGGCGACGAGGCGCAGGAAATCCTGGACTTCCTGCGCCACGACATGCCGCTGCACGTCATCGACGAGGAGGACGACCTTTTTCCGCTGCTGCGTCGGCGGTGTCAGCCCGCCGACGAACTCGACGCGGTCCTGGGCGCCCTGTCCGCCGAACATCGCGACGACTTGACCCATGCGCAGACCTTGATCGACCGGCTGCAAAAGGCCTTGATGGACGGTCGGGCGCCTGGCCATGATCTGCAGACGCGACAGCTGTTCGTCGATTTCGCCGCGCGTGAACGTCGCCATATTGCGTTGGAGAACGCCGTGGTCCTGCCCATCGCCCGCCTGCGTCTGACGGCGGCGGACCTCCGATCGCTCAGCATCCGTATTGCGGCGCGCCGGGGCGTCCTGCTGGAGGCGCCAATGGGCGAGACCGCATCATGA
- the cobA gene encoding uroporphyrinogen-III C-methyltransferase: MTRKDPSHAAFPRRTSIKAGGSIGGEVWLVGAGPGDPDLITRQAERLIRAADVVFYDALVGPGVLALIPDAVERVCVGKRAGVHSKPQGGINDLLLAAALAGRRVVRLKGGDPSMFGRSAEELAHLQAHGVRVHVAPGVTTASAAAARAGVSLTLRGVARRVQFVTAHARAGEALDMDWAALADPSATLAVYMGRAAAPELKRRLMAEGMAGDTPVLVAVNVSLADEKLLFTRLDLLPLTVGALAEDAPTLMLIGQAVGRQAAVAETPVGADVAAAGSARPW, translated from the coding sequence ATGACCCGCAAAGATCCGTCTCACGCCGCCTTTCCCCGTCGAACCTCTATCAAGGCTGGCGGGTCCATCGGGGGCGAGGTCTGGCTGGTCGGGGCCGGGCCGGGCGATCCCGACCTGATCACCCGACAGGCCGAACGCCTGATCCGCGCCGCCGACGTCGTCTTTTATGACGCCCTGGTCGGGCCGGGGGTTCTGGCGCTCATTCCCGATGCGGTCGAACGCGTTTGCGTGGGCAAGCGGGCCGGCGTCCATTCCAAGCCCCAGGGCGGCATCAACGATCTGCTGCTGGCGGCCGCCCTGGCAGGCCGACGGGTGGTGCGGCTGAAGGGCGGCGACCCGTCAATGTTCGGCCGGTCCGCCGAGGAATTGGCTCATCTTCAGGCGCATGGGGTGCGCGTCCATGTGGCGCCGGGGGTTACGACGGCCAGCGCCGCCGCCGCCCGCGCCGGCGTCTCTCTGACCCTGAGGGGCGTGGCGCGGCGGGTTCAGTTCGTCACAGCCCATGCCCGCGCCGGAGAAGCCCTGGACATGGACTGGGCCGCGCTCGCCGATCCCAGCGCCACCCTGGCCGTCTATATGGGGCGAGCCGCCGCGCCGGAACTGAAGCGACGCCTGATGGCGGAGGGCATGGCGGGAGATACGCCCGTGCTGGTCGCCGTCAATGTCAGCCTGGCGGACGAGAAACTGCTGTTCACGCGGTTGGACCTGTTGCCCCTGACCGTCGGCGCCCTGGCGGAGGACGCGCCGACCCTGATGCTGATCGGCCAGGCGGTCGGTCGGCAAGCCGCTGTGGCGGAAACGCCCGTCGGCGCCGACGTCGCCGCAGCCGGTTCGGCGCGGCCGTGGTGA
- a CDS encoding peptidylprolyl isomerase, whose translation MSAMIVIDGVALPERLVAEEAQHHPAPNAEEARKAAAHALAIKALLLDRADQLGLTPAPECDEDGREETPEEALIRAVLEAEILVDAPSRDECRRVYDHAPKRFCTPALTEASHILLAPQTQDEAAWAEAQAAAKAAITELAAYPHRFADLAQRLSDCPSKGVGGSLGQISPGDLAAEVEAGLDALQDGETASEPVRSRFGWHVLRLDRRIEGRQLPFEHVLPRIALHLESRAWTAAAARYVSGLAAEAREGGVRLSVTEDGAVASAALSLGDLLNDQSAVTARLEAWLDEADPGLAARARDTAAQAGVATAEFVQGEITNFIREADDEGWTRLISAAQGADDPALACVRAILKSKLVEPARTFTLIRRH comes from the coding sequence ATGAGCGCTATGATCGTCATCGACGGCGTGGCCCTGCCAGAGCGTCTGGTCGCCGAGGAGGCCCAGCACCATCCTGCGCCGAACGCCGAGGAGGCGCGCAAGGCGGCGGCCCACGCCCTGGCCATCAAGGCCCTGCTGCTGGACCGGGCCGATCAACTGGGTCTGACCCCGGCCCCGGAGTGCGATGAAGACGGCCGCGAGGAGACGCCCGAGGAAGCCCTGATCCGCGCGGTCCTGGAGGCTGAAATCCTGGTGGACGCGCCCAGCCGTGACGAATGCCGTCGCGTCTATGACCATGCGCCGAAACGGTTTTGCACACCGGCCCTGACCGAGGCCTCCCACATCCTGTTGGCGCCCCAGACTCAGGACGAGGCCGCCTGGGCCGAAGCGCAGGCGGCGGCCAAGGCTGCGATCACGGAGTTGGCCGCTTATCCGCATCGGTTCGCCGACCTGGCCCAGCGCCTGTCCGACTGCCCGTCCAAGGGCGTTGGCGGATCCTTGGGTCAGATCTCGCCGGGCGATCTCGCCGCCGAGGTCGAAGCGGGTCTCGATGCGCTTCAGGACGGCGAAACAGCGTCCGAACCGGTCAGGTCGCGCTTCGGCTGGCATGTCCTGCGCCTGGATCGGCGCATAGAGGGCCGCCAGTTGCCGTTCGAGCACGTCCTGCCGCGCATCGCCCTGCACCTGGAAAGCCGCGCCTGGACGGCGGCCGCCGCCCGCTATGTCTCCGGTCTGGCCGCTGAGGCCCGCGAAGGCGGTGTGAGGCTGAGCGTGACCGAGGACGGCGCCGTCGCTTCGGCGGCCCTGTCCTTGGGCGACCTTCTGAACGACCAGTCCGCCGTGACGGCGCGGCTGGAAGCCTGGCTCGACGAAGCGGATCCGGGCCTGGCCGCCCGAGCCCGCGACACGGCGGCCCAGGCGGGCGTGGCGACCGCCGAGTTCGTCCAGGGGGAAATCACCAACTTCATCCGCGAGGCCGACGACGAGGGATGGACCCGGTTGATCTCCGCCGCCCAGGGCGCCGATGACCCGGCCCTGGCCTGCGTCCGCGCCATTCTGAAATCGAAACTGGTGGAGCCTGCACGCACCTTCACCCTGATCCGGAGACATTGA
- a CDS encoding nitrate reductase: MRRPARSSPEVTRPVCTTCPYCGVGCGVVARVTGERTVDIAGDRDHPANRGRLCSKGTHLGETVGLNGRLLHPMIGDRRAAWDEALDLVADRFATAVAEHGPDSVGFYVSGQLLTEDYYVANKLMKGFIGSANIDTNSRLCMSSAVSAHLRAFGEDVVPACYEDLEAADLIVLVGSNTAWCHPVVWQRIEAARSRSGVKLVVIDPRRTETAEMADLHLPLRAGTDVRLFNSLLAALRARGQVDEAYIAAHVLTPEGFWEGIAEDADPGAAAAACGLDPVVLDAFFDLAARHPRTVTLFSQGVNQSTQGADKANAIINFHLATGRIGKPGAAPFSITGQPNAMGGREVGGLASTLAAHMDFAEDNRDRVGRFWGAPALAAAPGLKAVDLFRAAGDGRLKALWIMATNPAVSMPDAGAVRDALAACPFVVVSDVMADTDTGRLAHVRFPAAAWGEKDGTVTNSERMISRQRPFFPPPGEARPDWRTLADVGRRMGHGSGFAWTTPAEVFDEHCRLTAFENDGRRRLDLSPLIGLDAAAYDRMTPVRWGADRVFADGSFSTPDGRARLVAVRQQPLVNHDLILNTGRYRDQWHTMSRTGLSPRLSQHRREPLVELHPDDAARFGLADGDLAVVRTAQGESVFRLAITDAQRPGEAFAPIHWTDRTASGGRTGRLADPAADPVSGQPGFKRTAMTVTRLHTDWRAFLILRGETGVQPDCVWWAAVTAPGGRLFELAGNGDPHALEALLPDGERMTAVDPARGTLRIGVLKDGRLQGALFVARDGRLPARDWLLAQLSETVETAGLLAGRAPGAAVDRGPVVCACFDVRARTILTAIAEQGLTSVAEVGAALSAGSNCGSCRPAIARLLAA, encoded by the coding sequence TTGCGACGTCCAGCCCGGTCCTCGCCTGAGGTGACCCGGCCCGTCTGCACCACCTGTCCCTATTGCGGCGTCGGCTGCGGCGTGGTCGCGCGCGTCACGGGCGAGCGCACGGTGGACATCGCGGGCGACCGCGACCACCCCGCCAATAGGGGGCGGCTGTGTTCCAAGGGCACACATCTGGGCGAGACGGTCGGACTGAACGGCAGGCTGCTGCACCCGATGATCGGCGACCGGCGCGCCGCCTGGGACGAGGCGCTGGATCTGGTGGCGGACCGTTTCGCGACCGCCGTCGCCGAGCACGGCCCTGACAGCGTCGGCTTCTATGTCTCGGGCCAGCTTCTGACCGAGGACTATTATGTGGCCAACAAGCTGATGAAGGGGTTTATCGGCTCGGCCAATATCGACACCAATTCAAGACTTTGCATGTCCAGCGCGGTGTCGGCTCATCTGCGGGCCTTCGGCGAGGACGTCGTGCCGGCCTGTTACGAGGACCTGGAGGCGGCCGATCTGATCGTGCTGGTCGGCTCCAACACCGCCTGGTGCCATCCCGTGGTCTGGCAAAGGATCGAGGCGGCCCGGTCGCGGAGCGGCGTCAAGCTTGTCGTCATCGATCCGCGCCGCACCGAGACCGCTGAGATGGCGGATCTGCATCTGCCCCTTCGCGCCGGAACAGACGTCAGACTTTTCAACAGTCTTCTGGCGGCGCTTCGTGCACGAGGGCAGGTCGATGAGGCCTATATCGCGGCCCATGTCCTCACCCCTGAAGGCTTTTGGGAGGGGATTGCGGAGGACGCGGACCCGGGCGCCGCCGCGGCGGCCTGCGGTCTCGATCCTGTCGTCCTCGACGCCTTCTTCGATCTGGCGGCCCGTCATCCCCGCACCGTCACCCTGTTCAGTCAGGGCGTGAACCAGTCGACCCAGGGCGCCGACAAGGCCAACGCCATCATCAATTTTCATCTGGCGACCGGTCGGATCGGAAAGCCCGGCGCGGCGCCCTTCTCCATCACCGGACAACCGAACGCCATGGGCGGGCGCGAGGTCGGGGGGCTGGCCTCCACCCTGGCCGCCCATATGGATTTCGCCGAGGACAATCGGGATCGGGTCGGGCGGTTCTGGGGCGCTCCGGCCCTGGCGGCCGCGCCCGGATTGAAGGCCGTGGATCTGTTCCGGGCCGCCGGCGACGGTCGGCTCAAGGCCCTGTGGATCATGGCCACCAATCCGGCCGTCAGCATGCCCGACGCCGGCGCGGTCCGCGACGCCCTGGCGGCCTGTCCCTTCGTCGTCGTCTCGGACGTGATGGCCGACACCGACACCGGCCGCCTGGCCCATGTGCGGTTCCCTGCGGCGGCCTGGGGGGAGAAAGACGGGACGGTCACCAACTCCGAGCGTATGATCAGCCGCCAGAGACCTTTCTTCCCTCCGCCGGGCGAGGCGCGGCCCGACTGGCGGACCCTCGCGGACGTGGGGCGTCGGATGGGGCACGGGTCCGGTTTCGCCTGGACCACGCCGGCCGAGGTGTTCGACGAACATTGCCGTCTGACCGCCTTCGAGAACGACGGGCGTCGGCGTCTGGACCTGTCGCCGCTGATCGGTCTGGATGCGGCGGCCTATGACCGGATGACACCCGTCCGTTGGGGCGCCGATCGCGTCTTCGCGGACGGTTCTTTTTCGACGCCGGACGGCCGGGCCCGTCTGGTGGCGGTGCGCCAGCAGCCGCTGGTGAACCACGACCTGATCCTGAACACCGGACGCTATCGGGATCAGTGGCATACGATGAGCCGCACCGGATTGTCGCCGCGCCTGTCCCAGCACCGTCGCGAACCCCTGGTCGAGCTACACCCCGACGACGCGGCGCGGTTCGGCCTGGCTGACGGGGATCTGGCCGTCGTGCGGACGGCGCAGGGCGAGAGCGTCTTCCGTCTTGCAATCACCGACGCCCAGCGACCGGGCGAGGCCTTCGCGCCGATCCACTGGACGGACCGGACGGCGTCAGGGGGGCGGACGGGGCGGCTGGCCGATCCTGCGGCGGACCCCGTGTCGGGCCAGCCGGGGTTCAAACGAACGGCCATGACCGTGACCCGGCTTCACACCGACTGGCGCGCCTTCTTGATCCTGCGGGGGGAGACCGGGGTTCAGCCGGACTGTGTCTGGTGGGCGGCGGTGACGGCCCCCGGCGGCCGACTGTTCGAACTGGCGGGGAACGGCGATCCGCACGCCCTGGAGGCCCTGCTGCCGGACGGCGAGCGGATGACGGCCGTGGACCCGGCGCGCGGGACCTTGCGGATCGGCGTCCTGAAGGACGGGCGGCTTCAGGGCGCGCTGTTTGTCGCGCGCGACGGGCGACTTCCGGCCCGGGACTGGCTGCTGGCCCAGCTGTCGGAGACGGTTGAGACCGCCGGGCTCCTGGCCGGGCGAGCGCCGGGGGCGGCCGTGGATCGCGGGCCTGTCGTCTGCGCCTGTTTCGACGTGCGCGCCCGGACCATCCTGACCGCCATCGCCGAACAGGGGCTGACGAGCGTGGCCGAGGTCGGCGCAGCCCTGTCCGCCGGCTCCAACTGCGGCTCGTGCCGCCCCGCCATCGCCAGACTGCTTGCCGCCTAG
- a CDS encoding carbonic anhydrase, producing the protein MIEDLLRNNLAWAATRTRLDPEYFRRLSAQQSPEYLWIGCSDSRVPANEVVGLQPGELFVHRNVANLAPAQDMNLLAVLQFALESLKVRHIIVCGHYGCGGVRAVLDGQRHGVLDHWMQRVQRLCEDHATDLEAIHDAETRVNFICEKNVLAQVRALSRNPFVTDAWRRGQVLSIHGWIYSIRDGLVRDLETTVSSPAEAASLTAPPALVPRTRRAKPPRPRPREVP; encoded by the coding sequence ATGATCGAGGATCTGCTTCGCAACAATCTGGCTTGGGCGGCGACGCGAACCCGACTGGATCCAGAGTATTTCCGTCGCCTGTCGGCGCAACAGTCGCCGGAATATCTGTGGATCGGCTGCTCCGACAGCCGGGTGCCCGCCAATGAGGTGGTCGGACTGCAGCCGGGCGAACTGTTCGTCCATCGCAATGTCGCCAATCTGGCGCCGGCCCAGGACATGAACCTGCTCGCCGTACTCCAGTTCGCCCTGGAGTCCCTGAAGGTCCGGCATATCATCGTCTGCGGCCACTACGGGTGCGGCGGGGTTCGCGCCGTGCTCGACGGCCAGAGGCACGGGGTGCTCGATCACTGGATGCAACGAGTCCAGAGACTGTGCGAGGACCACGCCACAGACCTAGAGGCTATCCATGACGCCGAGACCCGCGTGAACTTCATCTGCGAGAAGAACGTCCTGGCTCAGGTCCGTGCTCTGTCGCGCAATCCCTTCGTCACCGACGCCTGGCGACGCGGCCAGGTCTTGTCGATTCACGGCTGGATCTATTCCATACGCGACGGACTGGTGCGCGATCTCGAGACGACGGTCAGCAGTCCCGCCGAGGCCGCAAGTCTGACCGCGCCGCCTGCGCTCGTGCCTCGCACCCGGCGCGCCAAGCCGCCTCGGCCCCGTCCGCGCGAGGTCCCATGA